Proteins found in one Thalassomonas actiniarum genomic segment:
- the ppiC gene encoding peptidylprolyl isomerase PpiC, with product MAVACAHHILVKSEKLAQKLKEEIAKGADFGKVARKHSICPSGKKGGDLGEFRPGQMVKAFDNVVFKKEVLKVHGPVKTRFGYHLIKTIYRT from the coding sequence ATGGCCGTAGCCTGTGCCCATCATATTTTAGTAAAAAGTGAAAAATTAGCGCAAAAATTAAAAGAGGAAATCGCCAAAGGCGCCGACTTTGGTAAAGTCGCCCGAAAACATTCTATCTGCCCGTCCGGGAAAAAAGGCGGCGATCTGGGGGAATTTCGTCCCGGTCAAATGGTGAAAGCTTTTGATAATGTTGTCTTTAAAAAAGAAGTACTTAAAGTACATGGTCCGGTAAAAACCCGTTTTGGCTACCATTTGATTAAAACAATTTATCGTACTTAA
- a CDS encoding DUF4097 family beta strand repeat-containing protein — translation MNKVTAFATGALLLGQGILSQPAMSHMGFGHDKTLQKTRTLTLEVANMSELVIEAGAGSMEIKSADIDQIQVTAKIYQEQPHDNYCLSLSRKNNQALLESASCRDDRYDNHETNIDLTVLVPQELALDIRDGSGFIQVEGVAKAKIVDGSGYIDIRNISGQVDIHDGSGLITAVNIDKNLDITDGSGAIEVRSVAGDLAISDGSGGIDISSVEGAVVIRDGSGSISVDQAGRFELLADGSGSVDVSNIRGEVVMNGHGR, via the coding sequence ATGAATAAAGTAACTGCATTTGCTACCGGCGCCCTGTTACTGGGTCAGGGAATACTAAGTCAACCCGCAATGAGCCATATGGGCTTTGGGCATGACAAGACCTTGCAAAAAACCAGGACCTTAACCCTGGAAGTGGCAAACATGTCGGAGCTGGTGATTGAAGCCGGCGCCGGTTCCATGGAAATAAAATCTGCCGATATTGATCAGATCCAGGTCACCGCCAAAATATATCAGGAGCAGCCTCATGATAATTATTGCCTGTCTCTAAGCCGGAAAAATAATCAGGCGCTGTTGGAGTCGGCAAGCTGTCGTGATGATCGTTATGATAACCATGAGACCAATATCGATCTGACGGTACTGGTCCCGCAAGAACTGGCACTGGATATCCGCGATGGCTCCGGATTTATTCAGGTTGAAGGTGTCGCCAAGGCTAAAATTGTCGATGGTTCAGGTTATATCGATATCCGCAATATCAGCGGGCAGGTTGATATTCATGACGGCTCTGGTTTGATCACCGCCGTTAATATAGATAAAAACCTGGATATTACCGATGGCTCAGGGGCCATTGAGGTGCGCTCGGTGGCAGGTGATTTGGCGATCAGCGATGGCTCAGGCGGCATTGATATTAGTTCGGTTGAGGGGGCTGTAGTGATTCGTGACGGTTCCGGCAGCATCAGTGTTGATCAGGCCGGGCGCTTTGAATTATTGGCGGACGGCTCAGGCAGTGTCGATGTCAGCAACATCCGCGGTGAAGTGGTGATGAACGGCCACGGACGTTAA
- a CDS encoding TolB family protein, producing the protein MKIMPVLIFIFSVICLPVAAAVYPQSLDEAKGQQHHSSAVLSFNKPHSLSNESAGGDPLQTLTTRYGRIHYHRDYQAFAEEIARRFDAVYLDVGKLIGFNREEKLDLVIGDEIHRANGTALPMAAGSLLKLYTSAPRSEQGLGFYSDWLDLVLSHELAHKIHLAEPGRSWRSTLDPYLLEADAINAGRYPRWVAEGYATVIETEFTGQGRIHSDYVKSLLQQWALEGQLPSYGELNGSKRYLGRTMMYYQGSAFLYWLQQEYGAEKLSHLWRRATAIKHRSFEQAFTGLFLDSPENLYKQFVAEQVYLARLALGEAQPSGQLWQDNGFKVLSSEPSLDQKQILQLEQDKKGYISLSVFGLDENSKAREKFENNNRELLAKDPLDVADTRPRVFNPKALYRVKSNKKHQWRRARYLDDQHALVLQYQRQDNHELGFELAKVNLKSGQVDKLSQGLRLQDYVLSTDKSSVLAVSHFAGFNQLLKISLKDGSWQEVSEKRFNYPMDNLSLSPDGSRLALMALYEKQWHIHLYDLTKGQWQVVKLPLQGNYLSYLRWQPSGLYFSYSGKNSHADSKNNKAQGINVYRLNLENNSWQQLTRGNHISTAAFALDENRLFYLATTSEGQDTYSQDISDMNQQTDKAFAHGMFSLLPVSNPLLSASLPGEKINQRAGESEAYGPGPQVATLALGTYISDVDRGVELLARGGDPFARLRWQLAWSHGDLQQNSALKFKSTLSDIKIYAELLDNDYRGQHLRQRIKAVNGEVSRDIYLTDNSRLRLRAGLGHEKVTRPLAEFKSMHYRLQGDFSFDDAIGKFHYGFGLNALAMDYHGDGQDWQRFDYGLSTRAGYQDMHLGYAYRDHDLSGTIPGYGLLTFGGQLTSASSELAGKELLDSRFPLAWQSGFRFRQHRINMRFNSLDFFYLRHKTDQAKALSSYGLQMMTSVDNTSALLDGLNLKFSVNWFENQWHQDEDMMSLSLMYNFK; encoded by the coding sequence ATGAAAATAATGCCGGTACTGATTTTTATTTTTTCTGTCATTTGTTTGCCTGTTGCGGCTGCTGTATATCCGCAAAGCCTTGATGAAGCCAAAGGCCAGCAACATCACAGTTCTGCTGTTCTCTCCTTCAATAAACCACACAGTCTGTCAAATGAAAGTGCAGGGGGGGATCCACTGCAAACCCTGACAACCCGTTATGGCAGAATTCATTATCACAGAGACTATCAGGCTTTTGCCGAGGAAATCGCCAGGCGTTTTGATGCTGTCTACCTTGATGTCGGCAAACTGATAGGTTTTAACCGGGAAGAAAAACTCGACCTGGTGATCGGTGACGAGATCCACCGGGCCAATGGTACGGCTTTGCCTATGGCGGCGGGCTCTTTGCTCAAACTTTACACCAGCGCCCCCCGCTCTGAGCAGGGACTGGGATTTTACAGCGACTGGCTGGATTTAGTGCTCAGTCATGAACTGGCCCATAAAATCCATCTGGCCGAGCCGGGCAGGAGCTGGCGTTCCACTTTGGACCCTTACCTGCTTGAAGCCGATGCCATCAATGCCGGCCGTTATCCCCGCTGGGTTGCCGAAGGTTATGCCACGGTGATCGAAACGGAATTTACCGGGCAGGGGCGCATTCACAGTGATTATGTCAAAAGCTTATTGCAGCAATGGGCGCTTGAGGGTCAGCTGCCGAGCTATGGTGAGCTAAACGGCAGCAAGCGTTACCTGGGGCGGACCATGATGTATTATCAGGGCAGCGCTTTCCTCTACTGGTTGCAACAAGAATACGGCGCGGAGAAGTTATCGCATTTATGGCGTCGTGCGACCGCAATAAAACATCGCTCGTTCGAGCAGGCCTTTACCGGTTTGTTTCTCGACTCGCCGGAAAACCTCTATAAGCAATTTGTCGCCGAACAGGTTTACCTGGCCAGGTTGGCTCTGGGGGAGGCGCAGCCGAGCGGGCAATTATGGCAGGACAATGGTTTTAAAGTGCTCAGCAGCGAACCTTCATTGGATCAAAAGCAGATATTGCAACTTGAGCAGGATAAAAAAGGTTATATCAGCTTGAGTGTGTTTGGCCTGGATGAAAATAGCAAAGCCAGGGAAAAGTTTGAAAACAATAACCGCGAGCTGCTGGCCAAAGACCCTTTAGATGTTGCCGATACCCGGCCCCGGGTGTTTAATCCAAAAGCCCTGTATCGGGTGAAAAGCAATAAAAAGCATCAGTGGCGCCGTGCCCGCTACCTGGACGACCAACACGCCCTGGTGCTGCAATATCAACGGCAGGACAATCATGAACTGGGTTTTGAACTGGCAAAAGTGAACCTGAAAAGCGGGCAGGTGGATAAGCTTAGCCAAGGTCTGCGGCTGCAAGATTATGTCTTGAGCACGGATAAAAGCTCGGTGCTGGCGGTTTCACACTTTGCCGGCTTTAACCAGCTGCTGAAAATCTCCCTTAAAGACGGCAGCTGGCAAGAAGTGAGCGAAAAGCGCTTTAATTACCCTATGGATAATCTGAGTCTGTCTCCTGACGGCAGTCGTTTAGCCCTGATGGCCCTTTATGAAAAACAGTGGCACATTCATCTTTATGATTTGACCAAGGGGCAGTGGCAGGTAGTTAAGCTGCCGCTGCAGGGAAATTATCTTTCCTATCTGCGCTGGCAGCCTTCGGGACTTTACTTTAGCTATAGCGGCAAAAACAGCCACGCTGATAGCAAAAATAACAAGGCGCAGGGTATCAATGTCTATCGCTTAAACCTGGAAAATAACAGCTGGCAGCAATTAACCCGGGGAAATCATATCAGCACAGCGGCCTTTGCTTTGGATGAAAACCGCTTGTTTTATTTAGCGACCACCAGTGAGGGGCAGGATACTTATTCGCAGGACATCAGTGACATGAATCAGCAGACGGACAAGGCGTTTGCCCATGGCATGTTCAGCTTATTGCCGGTAAGCAATCCCTTGTTGTCTGCCTCTTTGCCCGGGGAAAAAATAAACCAAAGAGCCGGCGAAAGTGAAGCTTACGGACCGGGACCGCAAGTGGCAACCTTGGCACTTGGTACCTATATCAGCGATGTGGATCGCGGCGTAGAACTGCTTGCCCGGGGAGGTGATCCGTTTGCAAGGCTGCGCTGGCAGCTTGCCTGGAGTCACGGTGATTTGCAGCAAAACAGCGCATTAAAGTTCAAAAGCACCTTATCCGATATCAAGATATACGCCGAGCTGCTTGATAACGACTACCGGGGGCAGCACTTGCGACAGCGCATTAAAGCGGTAAACGGGGAAGTTTCCCGGGATATATATTTAACAGACAACAGCCGCCTGCGCTTAAGGGCGGGGCTTGGCCATGAGAAAGTCACCAGGCCACTGGCCGAGTTTAAGTCAATGCATTACCGCCTGCAGGGGGACTTTAGCTTTGATGATGCCATAGGCAAGTTTCATTACGGCTTTGGCCTTAATGCCCTGGCCATGGATTATCACGGTGATGGACAAGACTGGCAGCGCTTTGATTACGGCCTGTCCACCCGGGCGGGTTATCAGGACATGCATTTGGGCTATGCCTACAGGGATCATGATTTATCCGGCACTATACCCGGCTATGGTCTGTTAACTTTTGGCGGGCAGCTAACGTCTGCCTCGAGTGAGCTAGCGGGTAAGGAGTTGCTGGATTCACGTTTTCCTCTGGCATGGCAAAGCGGTTTTCGCTTTCGTCAGCACAGGATAAATATGCGCTTTAACAGTCTGGACTTTTTCTATCTCAGGCATAAAACCGACCAGGCAAAAGCTTTATCTTCCTACGGCTTGCAAATGATGACTTCGGTGGATAATACCAGTGCGTTACTTGACGGGCTAAATTTGAAATTTTCTGTTAACTGGTTTGAAAACCAGTGGCATCAGGATGAAGACATGATGTCGCTGTCTTTAATGTACAACTTTAAATAG
- a CDS encoding CHRD domain-containing protein has translation MIKALKTGKWPAIICFMLCLLPGLASASLITYQMELDGLQEVPVSDLDGTASGTISFDDVTGLISWDLTYANIDTPLAMHIHGPGGTVGINAGVFINLGVNTSGGANTLIDSLVASLADVNTIINAPEGFYINVHTAEFPPGSVRGQLGNVLVPAPATLPLLILAGLLLLHSARQTRGRIKR, from the coding sequence ATGATAAAAGCACTGAAAACCGGCAAATGGCCGGCGATAATTTGTTTTATGCTCTGCCTGTTACCAGGCCTGGCCAGCGCCAGTTTAATCACCTATCAAATGGAACTTGATGGCCTGCAAGAAGTCCCCGTTAGCGATCTCGACGGCACCGCCAGCGGTACCATCAGCTTTGATGACGTTACAGGTTTAATTTCCTGGGACTTGACCTATGCCAATATCGATACGCCCCTTGCCATGCATATCCACGGCCCGGGGGGCACAGTTGGTATCAATGCCGGTGTCTTCATCAACCTTGGGGTCAATACTTCAGGTGGTGCCAATACCCTGATAGATTCCCTGGTGGCCAGCCTTGCGGATGTAAATACCATTATTAATGCGCCCGAAGGTTTTTATATCAATGTCCACACCGCTGAATTTCCCCCGGGCTCTGTCAGGGGGCAACTGGGCAATGTGCTGGTGCCGGCACCCGCCACTTTGCCCCTGCTGATATTAGCGGGTTTGTTACTGCTGCATAGCGCACGTCAAACACGGGGCAGGATAAAACGTTAA
- a CDS encoding glutathione peroxidase encodes MLNNKEGQTIPAVTFATRDNDQWVNRTTEELFANKTVVVFSLPGAFTPTCSSTHLPRFNELANTFKANGVDDIICMSVNDTFVMNAWAADQEAGNITLIPDGNGEFTDGMGMLVDKNDLGFGKRSWRYSMLVKNGVVEKMFIEPEVDGDPFEVSDADTMLEYINPEAKKPEAVSLFTKPGCPFCKKAKELLTEQGLAFEEIVLGKDASLTSLKAISGNETVPQVFIGGKLIGGSEALAQHFGQ; translated from the coding sequence ATGCTAAACAATAAAGAAGGTCAAACTATCCCGGCGGTAACTTTTGCAACACGTGATAACGATCAGTGGGTCAACCGCACCACGGAAGAATTATTTGCCAACAAAACCGTCGTGGTTTTTTCTCTGCCAGGGGCATTTACCCCGACTTGTTCATCCACTCACTTGCCGCGTTTTAATGAACTGGCCAATACCTTTAAGGCTAACGGCGTTGACGACATTATCTGTATGTCGGTAAACGATACCTTTGTGATGAATGCCTGGGCGGCGGATCAGGAAGCGGGCAATATCACCCTAATCCCCGACGGTAACGGCGAATTTACCGACGGCATGGGCATGCTGGTGGACAAAAACGACTTAGGCTTTGGCAAGCGCAGCTGGAGATACTCTATGTTGGTGAAAAATGGTGTAGTGGAAAAAATGTTTATCGAGCCGGAAGTTGACGGCGACCCGTTTGAAGTGTCCGATGCCGATACCATGCTGGAATACATTAACCCAGAGGCGAAAAAGCCAGAAGCGGTTTCTTTATTCACTAAACCCGGCTGCCCTTTCTGTAAGAAAGCCAAAGAGCTGTTAACCGAGCAGGGACTGGCGTTTGAAGAAATCGTTCTGGGCAAAGATGCCAGTTTAACCAGCTTAAAAGCGATATCCGGTAATGAAACCGTGCCGCAAGTATTCATCGGCGGTAAGTTAATCGGCGGCAGTGAAGCGTTAGCACAACACTTCGGTCAGTAA
- a CDS encoding dihydrolipoyl dehydrogenase, with amino-acid sequence MKIINTDVAILGAGTAGLGAYRAAKAHTDKVILIENGPYGTTCARVGCMPSKLLIAAAEKVHQIQAASPFGIQVEVPPVVHGKAVMKRVREERDRFAGFVVDTVEDFPEQDKIRGKARFINNHQLQVDDHTLINAKRVVIATGSRPSYPGFFNNVSDRLIVNDDLFDWQDLPESVAVFGPGVIGLELGQALHRLGVKVKVFGIGGALGPLTDPEVAAYSKAKLAEEFYLDTDAKVLSMKKVGDKAQLNFINLEGEEVVEQFDYLLAATGRRPNTDNLGLENTDLVLDERGVPLADEKTMQCGTSNIFIAGDASNMLPLLHEAADQGKIAGDNAGRLHRAKPGLRRTPISVVFSDPQIAMVGASYRQLEQEYGSCQCFAVGEVSFEDQGRSRVMLKNKGMLRVYAQQGTGLFLGAEMFGPAAEHIAHLLSWAVQNKMTVAQMLDMPFYHPVIEEGVRTALRDLNAKLHLGPEIISHCIECGPGA; translated from the coding sequence ATGAAAATCATCAATACCGATGTTGCGATTCTTGGTGCCGGAACGGCAGGGTTAGGAGCATACCGGGCCGCGAAAGCCCATACCGATAAGGTGATCTTAATTGAAAACGGTCCTTATGGCACTACCTGTGCCCGCGTGGGATGTATGCCGAGTAAGTTATTAATTGCCGCTGCAGAAAAAGTCCATCAGATACAAGCAGCGAGTCCTTTTGGCATCCAGGTTGAAGTGCCGCCTGTGGTACATGGTAAAGCGGTGATGAAACGGGTGCGTGAGGAAAGAGATCGCTTCGCCGGTTTTGTGGTTGATACTGTCGAAGACTTTCCCGAGCAGGATAAAATTCGCGGTAAAGCCAGGTTTATCAACAATCACCAGTTACAGGTTGATGATCATACCTTGATCAATGCCAAACGTGTGGTGATAGCGACCGGCTCACGTCCCAGTTATCCGGGTTTTTTCAATAATGTCAGCGACCGCCTGATAGTCAACGATGATCTGTTTGACTGGCAGGATCTGCCTGAATCGGTTGCGGTTTTTGGCCCCGGTGTGATTGGTTTGGAGCTGGGACAGGCGCTGCACCGCTTAGGCGTTAAAGTGAAGGTCTTTGGCATCGGCGGTGCACTGGGGCCGCTGACAGACCCTGAAGTTGCTGCTTACAGTAAAGCGAAATTAGCCGAGGAGTTTTACCTGGATACCGACGCCAAAGTCTTGTCCATGAAAAAAGTCGGCGATAAAGCACAGCTGAACTTTATTAACCTTGAAGGCGAGGAAGTGGTAGAGCAGTTTGATTATTTACTTGCCGCTACCGGTCGTCGCCCTAATACCGATAATTTAGGGCTGGAAAATACCGATTTAGTGCTGGACGAACGCGGCGTGCCGCTGGCGGATGAAAAAACCATGCAATGCGGCACCAGTAATATTTTTATCGCCGGAGATGCCAGCAACATGTTGCCGCTGTTACATGAAGCGGCGGATCAGGGCAAGATTGCCGGAGATAATGCCGGGCGTTTGCATCGCGCCAAGCCCGGATTAAGACGCACGCCGATTTCCGTGGTGTTCTCCGATCCCCAGATTGCCATGGTGGGGGCAAGTTATCGCCAGTTAGAGCAGGAATACGGCAGTTGCCAGTGTTTTGCTGTCGGGGAAGTCTCGTTTGAAGATCAGGGGCGCAGCCGGGTGATGCTGAAAAACAAAGGTATGTTGCGGGTATATGCCCAGCAAGGCACGGGATTATTTTTAGGGGCGGAAATGTTTGGCCCGGCGGCAGAGCATATTGCCCACTTGTTATCCTGGGCAGTGCAAAACAAGATGACGGTGGCACAGATGCTGGATATGCCTTTTTACCACCCGGTGATAGAGGAAGGGGTACGTACCGCTTTGCGGGATTTAAACGCGAAACTGCACTTGGGACCGGAAATTATTTCCCACTGTATCGAGTGTGGTCCTGGGGCATAA
- a CDS encoding CBS domain-containing protein: MTTLLVKDYLTPDVAKLDESTSLSQAIELLQDAKVISLPVVNGQNELIGFVSEQDLIKPLLEGSYYCDGAVKVGDFMQTELVTVTPNMNVFDIAQSMDNQRPKSYPVVEDGKFVGMLYRADVLSALNKHYQSCQPA; the protein is encoded by the coding sequence ATGACAACTTTATTAGTAAAAGATTATTTAACCCCGGATGTGGCTAAGCTTGATGAGAGCACGTCTTTGAGTCAGGCGATTGAATTGCTGCAAGATGCCAAGGTGATTTCTTTGCCTGTGGTGAACGGGCAAAATGAATTAATCGGTTTTGTGTCTGAGCAGGATTTGATCAAGCCGTTACTCGAAGGCAGTTATTATTGCGACGGTGCGGTTAAGGTTGGCGATTTTATGCAAACAGAGCTGGTAACCGTGACCCCAAACATGAATGTTTTTGATATCGCCCAGAGCATGGATAACCAGCGGCCGAAAAGTTATCCTGTGGTCGAGGATGGCAAGTTTGTTGGCATGTTGTACCGCGCTGATGTGTTATCTGCCTTGAATAAACATTATCAATCCTGCCAACCGGCTTAG
- a CDS encoding CreA family protein, translating into MKKLVLTLVAGALLSGCSDDVGKVSLGLFTTKDVVIEANVDPKVTGVTCHISHIEADLDFSDPSDMSIACRQTGEINATQLAKIDRSKNGEIVFTQSKSILFKTLKVRRIYDAENKTLIYLSYSTKESSGSHRHSLSTVSLYNTKAWDWAQMQEKK; encoded by the coding sequence ATGAAAAAATTAGTACTAACCCTGGTCGCAGGGGCATTATTGTCCGGATGTTCGGATGATGTTGGCAAGGTCAGCCTCGGGCTTTTTACCACCAAGGATGTGGTTATTGAAGCCAATGTCGATCCTAAGGTGACCGGCGTCACCTGTCATATCAGCCATATCGAAGCCGATTTAGATTTTTCCGACCCTTCCGATATGTCCATTGCCTGTCGTCAGACCGGGGAAATTAATGCTACGCAGCTGGCAAAGATAGATCGCAGTAAAAATGGTGAAATAGTTTTTACCCAGTCCAAGAGTATTCTCTTTAAAACCCTCAAGGTCAGACGGATTTATGACGCTGAAAATAAGACTTTGATTTATCTGTCATATTCAACCAAAGAATCCAGTGGCAGCCATCGTCATTCTTTATCTACCGTCTCTTTGTACAATACCAAGGCTTGGGACTGGGCGCAGATGCAGGAGAAAAAATAA
- a CDS encoding NfeD family protein: MFRWLLACSFLILAFLGTLVPGTANDGLSNVAMAKARAGQAAVQVPLLTINGAIGPAVKDYLVTEIIRANLTPQTPLIVLTLDTPGGLSSSLRDINQVILDSDIPVACLVHPQGARAASAGTYILYACHIAAMAPATTLGAATPVKITGPTSPGQDDKAEQQKPSAMDKKILNDAIAYMRSLAQLRGRNEKWAELAVTEAATLTADEALKENVINFIVDSPEALLTELDQQEVQVKQKTVMLDLVNTVLVKQTPDWRNKFISTITDPNIAYILMLVGIYGLILEFYSPGIGVAGVIGGICLLIALYAFQLLPVSFVGAGLLLLGICLLIVESIMPSFGILGIGGLVAFVVGSIFLIDTDISYFQVSLPLIISVAVASGLFFVFVLGFLWRSRRSPVVSGQEQMLGADVIVVDDFTGEGEVLFNGEHWAAQSNEPLSRGQVVGVSEIKGLTLLVKTKKEDN, from the coding sequence ATGTTTCGTTGGCTGTTAGCATGCTCTTTTCTTATCCTGGCGTTTCTTGGTACTTTAGTGCCGGGCACTGCTAATGACGGTTTATCCAATGTCGCTATGGCTAAAGCCCGGGCCGGGCAGGCGGCGGTTCAGGTGCCGCTATTAACCATTAACGGCGCGATTGGTCCCGCAGTGAAAGATTACCTGGTCACGGAAATTATCCGGGCGAACCTGACGCCGCAGACCCCGCTTATTGTTCTTACTTTAGATACCCCCGGGGGCTTAAGCTCCAGTTTACGGGATATCAATCAGGTTATTCTGGACTCGGATATCCCCGTTGCCTGCCTGGTACATCCCCAGGGAGCCAGGGCTGCCAGTGCCGGTACCTATATTCTCTATGCTTGTCATATTGCTGCTATGGCGCCGGCGACCACCTTGGGGGCGGCAACCCCGGTGAAAATAACCGGACCAACCTCCCCGGGCCAGGATGATAAAGCCGAGCAGCAAAAACCTTCCGCCATGGATAAAAAAATACTCAATGATGCCATTGCCTATATGCGCTCGCTGGCCCAGTTAAGAGGCCGCAATGAAAAATGGGCGGAGCTGGCGGTGACTGAGGCGGCAACCCTGACCGCAGATGAAGCACTCAAAGAAAATGTGATCAATTTTATTGTTGATTCCCCCGAGGCGTTATTAACAGAGCTCGACCAGCAAGAGGTCCAGGTTAAACAAAAAACCGTGATGCTGGACCTGGTTAATACCGTATTGGTGAAACAAACTCCCGACTGGCGCAATAAGTTCATCTCCACCATTACCGATCCCAACATTGCCTATATTTTAATGCTGGTTGGGATTTATGGGCTGATCCTGGAATTCTACAGTCCGGGGATAGGTGTTGCCGGGGTGATTGGCGGTATTTGTTTGCTGATTGCTTTATATGCTTTCCAGTTATTGCCGGTGAGTTTTGTTGGCGCCGGGTTATTGTTGCTGGGGATTTGCTTATTGATCGTTGAGTCGATCATGCCCAGTTTTGGCATTTTGGGGATCGGCGGCTTAGTGGCTTTTGTCGTCGGTTCAATTTTTCTTATCGATACCGACATTTCTTATTTTCAGGTGTCCCTGCCTTTGATTATTTCCGTTGCCGTTGCTTCGGGATTATTTTTTGTCTTTGTGCTGGGATTTTTATGGCGCAGCCGGCGCTCGCCCGTGGTCAGCGGTCAGGAGCAAATGCTGGGGGCGGATGTGATCGTCGTGGATGACTTTACCGGGGAGGGAGAGGTGCTCTTTAACGGTGAGCATTGGGCGGCACAAAGCAATGAGCCTTTATCCCGCGGGCAAGTGGTAGGGGTCAGCGAGATCAAAGGGCTGACATTACTGGTAAAAACAAAAAAAGAGGATAACTAA
- a CDS encoding slipin family protein produces MEPILDSSQLFITALGFFLAAIVISAFRILREYERGVIFLLGRFYKVKGPGLIIVIPIIQQMVRVDLRTVVMDVPSQDVISRDNVSVRVNAVLYFRVIDSQKAIINVEDYLAATSQLAQTTLRSVLGQHDLDEMLASREMLNADIQGILDARTDGWGIKVSNVEIKHVDLNESMIRAIARQAEAERARRAKVIHASGEMEASDKLVEAANKLAAEPNAILLRYLQTLTEIAGEKNSTILFPMPFDLLKGLFTGGKEGGGKDGADKQ; encoded by the coding sequence GTGGAACCTATTTTAGATAGCAGTCAGCTTTTTATTACCGCACTGGGATTCTTTCTCGCCGCCATAGTGATCAGCGCTTTTCGGATCTTGCGCGAATATGAACGCGGTGTAATTTTTTTGCTCGGCCGCTTTTATAAGGTCAAAGGGCCGGGGCTGATCATCGTCATTCCCATTATCCAGCAGATGGTCAGGGTGGATTTACGTACCGTGGTGATGGATGTACCGAGCCAGGATGTGATCAGTCGGGACAATGTTTCGGTCCGGGTCAATGCCGTGTTGTATTTTCGGGTAATAGACTCGCAAAAGGCGATTATCAATGTCGAGGATTATCTTGCAGCCACTTCGCAACTGGCGCAAACCACCTTGCGCTCTGTGCTGGGGCAACACGATCTGGATGAAATGCTGGCGAGCCGGGAAATGCTTAATGCCGATATCCAGGGCATACTCGACGCCCGCACCGATGGCTGGGGCATTAAAGTCTCCAATGTCGAGATCAAGCATGTGGATTTAAACGAAAGTATGATCCGCGCCATCGCCCGCCAGGCGGAAGCCGAACGGGCGCGGCGTGCCAAAGTGATCCACGCCTCGGGGGAAATGGAAGCATCCGATAAGCTGGTGGAGGCGGCCAATAAACTGGCAGCCGAGCCCAATGCCATTTTACTCAGGTACCTGCAGACGCTGACGGAAATTGCCGGTGAAAAAAACTCCACTATCTTGTTTCCGATGCCATTTGACTTGTTGAAAGGACTGTTTACTGGAGGAAAAGAGGGCGGGGGAAAAGATGGCGCGGATAAACAATAG
- a CDS encoding 4'-phosphopantetheinyl transferase family protein, whose amino-acid sequence MEKLSPVTKDINAISLEPSLCLMLFDSNVLSQAHISELTASWLTADEKQILDRRRLLTAKKEFVASRGMIKLALARHFQLDVRSINIHFDQQDTCLKASRYQQAGPKEYQEVLPVQICISHSHGKVLVAMSRQSTRLGVDLEWRKPERPWLKLARHFYHARELTRIEREGVDSFYRTWTLKEALAKAIKQPIARLLSQDITPMLDPFTVISSQYQDFDISLITDLPSAQVELTVLNALF is encoded by the coding sequence ATGGAAAAACTCTCCCCGGTAACAAAAGATATTAACGCCATCAGCCTGGAGCCCTCCTTATGCCTGATGCTTTTTGACAGCAACGTCCTGAGCCAGGCGCACATTAGCGAACTGACAGCAAGCTGGTTAACCGCCGATGAAAAGCAAATACTCGACAGAAGAAGGCTGCTGACCGCTAAGAAAGAATTTGTCGCCAGCCGGGGTATGATAAAACTTGCCCTTGCCCGCCATTTTCAACTGGATGTTCGGTCAATCAATATTCATTTTGATCAACAAGATACCTGTTTAAAAGCCTCCCGTTACCAGCAGGCAGGCCCAAAGGAGTACCAAGAAGTGCTGCCGGTCCAGATTTGTATTTCCCATTCCCACGGCAAGGTACTGGTGGCCATGAGCCGGCAAAGCACCCGCTTAGGGGTTGATTTGGAATGGCGTAAACCAGAGCGCCCCTGGCTGAAACTGGCTCGGCATTTTTACCATGCCCGCGAACTTACCCGGATAGAACGGGAAGGCGTAGATAGCTTCTACCGCACATGGACGTTAAAGGAGGCGCTGGCCAAAGCCATCAAGCAACCCATAGCCCGCTTACTGAGCCAGGATATTACCCCTATGCTTGACCCTTTTACGGTCATTTCCAGCCAGTACCAGGACTTTGATATCAGTTTGATCACCGATTTACCCTCAGCCCAGGTCGAGCTGACGGTATTGAACGCCCTTTTCTGA